One window from the genome of Oceanidesulfovibrio indonesiensis encodes:
- a CDS encoding amidoligase family protein has product MPFTMPSVTNKSAGGPRHVGLELEFAGMDIRDAARAVADVFGGEVREVDTFICTVEGTTHGNFSVELDSSLLRSKGYLKILHEIGIDLSDANEKRIERILLDVADELIPYEVVAPPVPMTELAPMDDLRELLRRRKAKGTRASILYAFSMQFNVEPPDLTAPTLAGFLKAFLLCYPWLREASGLDMTRILSPFIDKFPSDYVKLVVDPAYQPCDEAALIDDYLDHNPTRNRPLDCMPIFAHLDRDRVMARANEKHLIKPRPAFHYRLPNCLIDEPAWRIAREWDLWVAVDDLSRDADTLAAMGEDFLNTPGFPLDLFTDSWKEKIPRWLDRS; this is encoded by the coding sequence ATGCCGTTCACCATGCCCTCGGTCACGAATAAAAGCGCAGGCGGCCCCCGCCATGTGGGGCTGGAGCTCGAGTTCGCCGGCATGGACATCCGCGATGCGGCGCGCGCCGTTGCCGATGTCTTCGGGGGCGAGGTGCGGGAGGTGGACACCTTCATCTGCACAGTGGAAGGCACGACGCACGGCAATTTCTCTGTGGAGCTGGATTCTTCTTTGCTCAGGAGCAAAGGGTATCTCAAGATCCTCCACGAGATCGGCATCGACCTTTCAGACGCGAACGAAAAGCGCATCGAACGCATTCTGCTCGATGTGGCGGACGAGCTCATCCCATATGAGGTTGTCGCCCCGCCCGTGCCAATGACCGAACTTGCTCCCATGGACGACCTGCGCGAACTGCTGCGCCGGCGCAAGGCGAAAGGGACCCGCGCCTCCATCCTGTACGCCTTCAGCATGCAGTTCAACGTTGAGCCGCCGGACCTGACCGCACCCACACTCGCCGGTTTCCTCAAGGCCTTCCTGCTCTGCTACCCGTGGCTGCGCGAAGCCTCGGGCCTCGACATGACGCGTATCCTCAGCCCTTTCATCGACAAATTTCCCTCGGACTACGTGAAGCTGGTGGTCGATCCGGCCTACCAGCCCTGCGACGAGGCCGCGCTGATCGACGATTACCTGGACCACAACCCCACCCGCAACAGGCCGCTGGACTGCATGCCCATTTTCGCCCACCTGGACAGGGACCGGGTGATGGCGCGCGCCAATGAAAAACACCTCATCAAACCGAGGCCCGCGTTCCATTACCGGCTGCCCAACTGCCTCATCGATGAACCGGCCTGGCGCATCGCCAGGGAGTGGGATCTGTGGGTTGCGGTGGACGACCTCTCCCGCGACGCCGACACGCTCGCCGCCATGGGGGAAGACTTCCTGAACACGCCCGGCTTTCCGCTCGATCTGTTCACCGACTCCTGGAAGGAGAAGATACCGCGATGGCTCGACCGCTCATAG
- the csrA gene encoding carbon storage regulator CsrA has translation MLILTRRPGESLYLGDDIKVTVLNVQGKQIKLGLEVPRDMTVYREEVYLRVQEQNQDALEAKDEDVLAVTSLWQPTKKK, from the coding sequence ATGCTCATTCTTACCCGCAGACCCGGCGAAAGCCTCTATCTGGGCGACGACATCAAGGTGACGGTGCTCAACGTGCAGGGCAAGCAGATAAAGCTTGGCCTGGAGGTGCCCCGGGACATGACCGTGTACCGTGAGGAAGTGTACCTGCGGGTACAGGAGCAGAACCAGGATGCGCTCGAGGCCAAGGACGAAGACGTCCTCGCGGTTACTTCGCTATGGCAGCCAACGAAGAAAAAGTAA
- the malQ gene encoding 4-alpha-glucanotransferase has protein sequence MSPQQYSPSPTRQPTRHIVMKTRACGVLMHPTSLPSMYGVGDLGPEAYRFAELLAEAGMLYWQMLPLGPTSPALGNSPYAGFTAFAGNPLLISPKMLVSEGFLRQDDLGDPWPVHRMSLDYTAVERDRGRLLTIAFERARDGLESDSEFKAFCRKSARWLDDWALFVSLKDHYGGKPWSQWNEGHRFRDSKALDDWREQGAREILAEKFTQYLFHRQWSELRDYCRANEVHLFGDMPIYVAHDSADVWAHPNLFKLDPDRNPLYVAGVPPDYFSATGQRWGNPVYNWRAHRDSGFFWWLARIGHVLDRFDMVRVDHFRGFAGYWEIAAEEETAINGRWVDSPGVELFTAMARRFPTLPIVAEDLGVITSDVRELRQLFRLPGMKIIQFAFGKEWPKHVPHLHTTDSVVYTGTHDNNTFRGWYRTEATEQERAALHEYLGHVPAEDRIHHEGIRLAMSSVADTVIVPMQDVLGLDESCRMNRPSTLSGNWEWRLLPEEAATESFAEIARMARFFDRAGQ, from the coding sequence GTGTCGCCGCAGCAGTATTCCCCGTCGCCAACCAGACAACCAACGAGACATATCGTCATGAAGACTCGCGCCTGTGGAGTATTGATGCATCCGACGTCCCTGCCGTCCATGTATGGCGTGGGGGACCTCGGTCCGGAAGCGTACCGTTTTGCCGAGCTGCTGGCCGAAGCCGGCATGCTGTACTGGCAGATGCTGCCGCTCGGCCCCACCTCGCCGGCTTTGGGCAACTCGCCCTATGCCGGCTTCACCGCGTTTGCCGGCAACCCGCTGCTCATCAGTCCGAAGATGCTCGTTTCCGAAGGGTTTCTGCGGCAGGACGATCTGGGCGATCCCTGGCCCGTGCACCGCATGTCCCTGGACTATACCGCCGTGGAGCGCGACCGTGGACGGCTGCTGACCATAGCCTTCGAGCGTGCTCGTGACGGTCTGGAGAGCGATTCCGAATTCAAGGCGTTCTGCCGCAAATCCGCCCGGTGGCTGGATGACTGGGCGCTGTTCGTGAGTCTCAAGGACCACTATGGCGGCAAGCCCTGGAGCCAGTGGAACGAAGGCCATCGGTTCCGCGACTCCAAAGCACTGGATGACTGGCGGGAGCAGGGTGCGCGGGAGATACTGGCCGAGAAGTTCACCCAGTACCTGTTCCACCGGCAGTGGAGCGAACTGAGGGACTACTGCCGGGCCAACGAGGTGCATCTTTTCGGCGACATGCCCATCTACGTGGCGCACGATTCGGCCGATGTCTGGGCGCATCCCAATCTGTTCAAGCTGGACCCGGACCGCAATCCTCTCTATGTGGCCGGCGTGCCGCCGGACTATTTCAGCGCCACGGGTCAGCGCTGGGGCAATCCGGTGTACAACTGGCGCGCGCATCGGGATTCCGGCTTTTTCTGGTGGCTCGCGAGGATCGGCCATGTGCTGGACCGATTCGACATGGTGCGCGTCGATCATTTCCGGGGGTTCGCCGGATACTGGGAGATAGCCGCGGAGGAGGAGACGGCTATCAACGGCCGCTGGGTGGACTCTCCAGGCGTGGAACTCTTCACGGCCATGGCCCGGCGTTTCCCGACCCTGCCCATCGTGGCGGAGGACCTGGGCGTAATCACCTCGGACGTGCGTGAACTGCGGCAGCTTTTCCGGTTGCCGGGCATGAAGATCATCCAGTTCGCCTTCGGCAAGGAATGGCCCAAGCACGTACCCCATTTGCACACGACGGACAGCGTCGTGTATACTGGCACGCACGACAACAACACGTTCCGCGGCTGGTACCGCACGGAAGCCACGGAGCAGGAACGTGCGGCGCTTCACGAGTACCTCGGCCATGTGCCTGCCGAGGACCGGATCCATCACGAAGGCATCCGCCTGGCCATGTCCAGCGTGGCGGATACGGTAATCGTGCCCATGCAGGACGTGCTCGGGCTGGACGAAAGCTGTCGCATGAACAGGCCGTCCACGCTCTCCGGCAACTGGGAATGGCGTCTGCTGCCCGAGGAAGCTGCGACAGAAAGTTTTGCCGAGATTGCGCGCATGGCCCGCTTTTTTGATCGGGCCGGACAATAA
- the fliW gene encoding flagellar assembly protein FliW, whose amino-acid sequence MAANEEKVIDTRMGERTVDLSKVLSFPRGIIGFENHREFVLLQLKEDSPFLMLQAMDDPRVGLMVADPFSFTTDYEIKVADAEQKLLQIDDPTEVAVLVTVTIPHGAPERTALNLSGPILVNYAARIGLQVPQVDTKYPSKLFLSDLAKEQKEG is encoded by the coding sequence ATGGCAGCCAACGAAGAAAAAGTAATCGACACGCGCATGGGCGAACGCACGGTTGACCTCTCGAAGGTCCTGAGCTTCCCCCGTGGCATCATCGGTTTCGAGAACCATCGGGAGTTCGTGCTCCTGCAGCTCAAGGAGGACTCGCCGTTCCTCATGCTGCAGGCCATGGACGATCCTCGGGTCGGCCTCATGGTCGCGGATCCCTTCAGCTTCACCACCGACTACGAGATCAAGGTGGCAGACGCGGAGCAGAAGCTGTTGCAGATCGACGACCCCACCGAGGTCGCGGTGCTCGTCACCGTCACCATCCCGCACGGCGCTCCGGAGCGCACCGCCCTGAACCTGAGCGGTCCCATCCTGGTGAACTACGCCGCGCGCATCGGCCTGCAGGTTCCGCAGGTGGACACCAAATATCCGTCCAAGCTTTTCCTCAGCGACCTCGCCAAGGAACAGAAAGAAGGCTGA
- a CDS encoding Maf family protein, producing MTHRSVLVEGVPPFILASASPRRSELLDSVGLDFRIVPSNAEEPAPGSGESPEDYAVRMAVLKAREVATRYPGSLILAADTVVALGDEILGKPSDEADALRMLEALCGSMNATAEERVAGVRRHAVTTGCCWLDGRGADDAGVQDGAVENGFFVTTQVLMSLTDTAVLERYIATGEPMDKAGSYAIQGKAGFLVRAIDGSYSNVVGLPLAEVVEAMAGDAHF from the coding sequence ATGACGCATCGATCGGTTCTTGTCGAGGGAGTCCCGCCGTTCATTCTCGCTTCCGCCTCGCCGCGGCGCAGCGAGCTGCTCGATTCCGTTGGGCTCGATTTCCGCATTGTCCCGTCCAATGCCGAGGAACCTGCGCCCGGATCCGGGGAGTCGCCGGAGGATTATGCCGTGCGCATGGCCGTGCTCAAGGCGCGGGAGGTGGCGACCCGGTATCCGGGCAGTCTCATTCTGGCGGCGGATACCGTGGTGGCTCTCGGTGATGAAATCCTCGGCAAGCCTTCGGACGAGGCCGACGCCCTGCGCATGCTCGAAGCGCTGTGCGGATCGATGAACGCCACGGCCGAGGAGCGCGTGGCCGGGGTGCGCCGCCACGCTGTGACCACAGGCTGCTGCTGGCTGGACGGCAGAGGCGCGGACGATGCCGGCGTGCAGGACGGCGCCGTGGAGAACGGTTTTTTCGTGACCACCCAGGTGCTCATGTCGCTGACGGACACGGCCGTGCTGGAACGATACATAGCCACGGGCGAGCCCATGGACAAGGCCGGCAGCTACGCCATCCAGGGGAAGGCCGGTTTCCTGGTGCGCGCCATCGACGGTTCGTATTCGAACGTGGTGGGGCTGCCCCTGGCGGAGGTGGTGGAGGCGATGGCAGGGGATGCGCACTTCTGA
- the flgK gene encoding flagellar hook-associated protein FlgK, translating to MAIGINSLLDMGKWALFGNQAAISTTGSNISNVHTEGYSRREVRFEESFSLDYRPGQIGTGVRAAEVIRHFDEFVELQYVDKYSDQSRFQALWSNLKSVDNLFDESTTEGLGSSIDKFFQDWQDLSLRPENAATREQLLSDSYRLISLLRNMDRDLATLQKQAEDVISSEVDEVNDLIRQIADINKQINISDMPGSNNANALYDQRALLIRKLSEKIDIRFANQGTPDFSRTTQVEMGAGTDFAIMTEAGHTLVHGTEFYEIKFEGPRAMQSLIPSSNFDGEIQFSGSDDFEYTVEVVRGGQVSNASGSGTAQFRVSIDGGQTWLKNPDGSEKHFYARPEGGQIGAGDLQIWFEGATQNLEAGDKFSIMPRSGLYWYKNTSSFINISPQIRGDGTDDPKRLVGGSLTGLMNFVGPYVGQYRDKLDGMVSSLVWNVNRLHSQGAGLNPIAQTTGTYSVRDTSVALGSDSSGLPWSDFLGSDTGNVSMYVYDESTGELVSGGGGSPVFGPLDFDPGTPGIQNFDPSVHSLDDVVDAVNNTFGSYLNAEIVDNKLRITAEDGYTFAFGADSSGLLAALGVNTFFSGSSMSDIGLHDEVLANPDRINAGQVNGAFEGNEGDNTTASAIAGLATKAVTVVSSFGVSSTQTIGEYYGTIMARVGADTSASKFTYQYNKALADDLNDRQNQVSGVNLDEEMANLIKYQHAYRAAAKLITTADEMLQTVLGLKQ from the coding sequence ATGGCCATCGGCATCAACTCTCTGCTGGACATGGGCAAGTGGGCCCTCTTCGGAAACCAGGCCGCCATCTCCACAACCGGCAGCAATATTTCCAATGTCCATACCGAGGGATACAGCCGCCGCGAGGTTCGTTTCGAGGAGTCGTTTTCCCTCGATTATCGGCCCGGACAGATAGGCACGGGCGTCCGCGCGGCCGAGGTCATCCGCCATTTCGACGAATTCGTCGAGCTCCAGTATGTGGACAAGTATTCGGACCAGAGCCGCTTCCAGGCTCTCTGGTCCAACCTGAAGAGCGTGGACAACCTGTTCGACGAATCCACCACCGAAGGGCTGGGTTCTTCCATCGACAAGTTTTTCCAGGACTGGCAGGATCTCTCGCTGCGGCCGGAAAACGCCGCCACCCGCGAGCAGTTGCTTTCCGACAGCTACAGGCTCATCTCTCTGCTGCGCAATATGGACCGCGATCTCGCCACCCTGCAGAAGCAGGCCGAGGACGTGATCAGCAGCGAGGTCGACGAGGTCAACGACCTCATCCGTCAGATCGCCGACATCAACAAGCAGATCAACATCAGCGACATGCCTGGATCGAACAACGCCAACGCGCTGTACGACCAGCGTGCGTTGCTTATCCGAAAGCTATCAGAAAAAATAGATATACGCTTCGCAAACCAGGGGACGCCGGATTTCTCGCGGACAACGCAGGTGGAAATGGGCGCCGGCACGGACTTCGCCATCATGACCGAAGCCGGCCACACCCTGGTTCACGGCACGGAGTTTTACGAGATCAAGTTCGAAGGCCCCCGCGCCATGCAGAGCCTCATCCCCTCGTCCAATTTTGACGGGGAGATTCAATTCTCCGGCTCCGATGACTTCGAGTACACCGTGGAGGTGGTCCGAGGCGGCCAGGTGTCCAACGCTTCCGGGTCCGGCACGGCGCAGTTCCGCGTCTCCATAGACGGCGGCCAGACCTGGCTGAAGAATCCGGACGGCTCGGAGAAACATTTCTACGCCAGGCCGGAAGGCGGCCAGATCGGCGCCGGCGACCTGCAGATATGGTTCGAAGGCGCCACCCAGAACCTCGAGGCGGGCGACAAGTTCTCCATCATGCCGCGCAGCGGCCTCTATTGGTACAAGAACACTTCGAGCTTCATTAACATTTCCCCGCAGATTCGGGGTGACGGCACGGACGATCCCAAGCGGCTGGTTGGCGGCTCGCTCACCGGGCTCATGAACTTTGTGGGGCCCTACGTGGGCCAGTACCGCGACAAGCTGGACGGCATGGTCAGCAGCCTGGTCTGGAACGTGAACCGCCTGCACAGCCAGGGCGCCGGGCTCAATCCCATCGCCCAGACCACAGGCACGTACTCCGTACGCGACACATCCGTGGCCCTGGGCAGTGATTCTTCGGGCCTGCCCTGGAGCGATTTCCTCGGCTCCGATACAGGCAACGTTTCCATGTATGTGTACGATGAGTCCACGGGCGAGCTCGTCAGCGGCGGTGGCGGCAGCCCGGTCTTCGGGCCGCTGGATTTCGACCCCGGAACACCCGGCATCCAGAACTTCGATCCGAGCGTCCATTCCCTCGATGACGTGGTGGACGCCGTGAACAACACCTTCGGCTCGTATCTCAACGCCGAGATCGTGGACAACAAGCTGCGCATAACAGCCGAGGACGGCTACACCTTCGCTTTCGGCGCGGACTCCTCCGGCCTGCTTGCGGCCCTGGGCGTGAATACGTTCTTCAGCGGTTCGAGCATGAGCGACATCGGTTTGCACGACGAGGTTCTGGCAAACCCGGACCGCATAAACGCCGGCCAGGTGAACGGCGCCTTCGAGGGCAACGAGGGCGACAACACCACTGCCTCGGCCATAGCCGGGCTGGCGACCAAGGCTGTGACCGTGGTCAGCTCATTCGGCGTGTCCAGCACCCAGACCATCGGCGAGTACTACGGCACTATCATGGCCCGTGTCGGCGCGGACACTTCCGCCAGCAAGTTCACATACCAGTACAACAAAGCGCTGGCGGACGATCTGAACGACCGGCAGAACCAGGTTTCGGGCGTGAACCTCGATGAGGAGATGGCCAACCTCATCAAATACCAGCACGCCTATCGTGCTGCGGCCAAGCTCATTACCACAGCCGACGAGATGCTTCAGACCGTGCTCGGTCTCAAGCAATAA
- the flgM gene encoding flagellar biosynthesis anti-sigma factor FlgM, translated as MDIKKILSGMGPYDQSKIEKARADKLKEQRGSGAKDVAAGGDKVSISDEAQLRTEAYSTATGAPDIRHDKVAEIKARIASGEYEINTRRIAENIVKEDLDFFS; from the coding sequence ATGGATATCAAGAAAATTCTGAGCGGGATGGGTCCTTACGACCAGTCCAAGATAGAAAAGGCGCGCGCCGACAAGCTCAAGGAACAACGAGGGTCCGGCGCCAAGGACGTCGCTGCCGGCGGCGACAAGGTCTCCATTTCGGACGAGGCCCAGCTGCGTACCGAAGCGTACAGCACAGCCACAGGTGCGCCCGACATCCGGCACGACAAGGTCGCCGAGATCAAGGCTCGAATCGCGTCAGGCGAGTACGAGATCAACACCCGCAGAATAGCCGAGAACATCGTCAAGGAAGACCTCGACTTCTTCAGTTGA
- a CDS encoding gamma-glutamyl-gamma-aminobutyrate hydrolase family protein, producing the protein MARPLIGVSGPDKGGAGMWFFTWLAVVLAGGWAVRLHPANPRSDRKLHGLVITGGADVAASLYEERSDTPLDDLDAAEPETMHYLVGLVWYPLVATIRWALSSRKKETVSGDTARDKLEYALLQRAMDEDLPVLGICRGMQLLNVFFGGSLHKSIAEFYMEEPQVRSVLPRKLVYLEKNSRLRSVFRRNKLRVNALHDQAVNELGAGLRVAGRELNDVVQAIEHADLEYVVGVQWHPEFLQQKKEQRRLFRALVRAARARRQRGKAPARQ; encoded by the coding sequence ATGGCTCGACCGCTCATAGGCGTCAGCGGTCCGGACAAGGGCGGCGCCGGCATGTGGTTTTTCACCTGGCTGGCCGTGGTGCTCGCCGGAGGTTGGGCAGTGCGCCTGCATCCAGCCAACCCGCGGTCTGACAGGAAGCTGCACGGCCTGGTCATCACCGGTGGCGCGGACGTGGCTGCATCCTTGTACGAGGAACGCAGCGACACCCCTCTGGACGATCTCGACGCGGCCGAGCCCGAGACCATGCACTACCTCGTCGGCCTGGTCTGGTATCCGCTGGTGGCCACGATCCGCTGGGCGCTGTCCTCCCGCAAAAAGGAGACCGTCTCTGGCGACACGGCCCGCGACAAGCTCGAGTACGCCCTGCTGCAGCGCGCCATGGACGAGGATTTGCCTGTGCTCGGCATCTGCCGCGGCATGCAGCTGCTCAACGTGTTTTTCGGCGGGTCCCTGCACAAGAGCATCGCTGAATTCTACATGGAGGAACCACAGGTCCGATCCGTCCTGCCGCGCAAGCTCGTGTACCTCGAAAAAAATTCCCGGCTCCGGTCCGTATTCCGGCGCAACAAGCTGCGGGTGAACGCCCTGCACGACCAGGCCGTGAACGAGCTGGGCGCGGGCCTGCGCGTGGCCGGCCGGGAGCTGAACGACGTGGTCCAGGCCATAGAGCACGCCGACCTCGAGTACGTGGTGGGCGTTCAGTGGCATCCCGAATTCCTGCAGCAGAAAAAGGAACAGCGGCGGCTGTTCCGCGCCCTGGTGCGGGCAGCCAGGGCGCGACGCCAACGCGGCAAAGCCCCGGCGCGGCAATAG
- a CDS encoding DVU0524 family FlgM-associated protein, with protein MTMRSFYMRNMLRGYDKQLVTARRLARYRRALGAGSDEEPIPREVKRRHLVERIAREIVENLIMSGTDNPVVNDIKERLSNEFETKLTFAFPPSEQDLQIFKQTKGGPVEVTPEEKIRILNRLWQVTLDKVDDTML; from the coding sequence ATGACCATGCGATCGTTCTACATGCGCAACATGCTTCGCGGCTACGACAAGCAGCTCGTTACCGCGCGGCGTCTGGCCCGGTACCGGCGGGCCCTCGGCGCAGGCTCCGATGAGGAGCCCATCCCCCGGGAAGTGAAGCGACGCCACCTGGTGGAGCGCATCGCTCGGGAGATCGTGGAGAACCTGATCATGTCCGGTACGGACAATCCCGTTGTTAACGACATCAAGGAGCGGCTCAGCAACGAATTTGAAACAAAACTGACGTTCGCGTTTCCACCTTCGGAACAGGACTTGCAGATCTTCAAGCAGACAAAGGGCGGTCCTGTCGAGGTGACGCCGGAAGAAAAAATCCGGATTCTGAACCGGCTCTGGCAAGTCACCCTGGACAAGGTGGACGACACCATGCTGTAA
- the flgL gene encoding flagellar hook-associated protein FlgL → MAYMRVAQRNIYTNFLNNMNRTLADYMDLNVQASSQKRINAPSDDPAGAARVRAYRAELSQLEQYRENVSTARGWLGQADSTLLQANNVLTRIKGLAEQAATGTMSKANREQVGFELRELFNQLINLSNAEFEGKHIFAGHKTNNSAFDAGLAVTTNDPALSSTSFSITGARDYTTVVQFLEDGTVGGGADIAYRYTTDGGDTWTDATLAAGDTVLDLGGVRVTMENGAVVSQVDTERIETSEDNGSWLWVRPTAVYKGDDKDAIEVNQYGADDLAAAAQGQFKDDVFVRIDSATDLGSQIEYSYSLDGGLTWKTGNTVSNASTPNSASLVLPGGTLDLASNGGNTLSAGTQFVVRPRRADIDFEISPGEKITVNSVGKDVFGGVYYEPFSSTATAAMNGDARNVFETVGKLVGYVESNNQSGIQQSLEDLTTASEHLLTQAARVGGKENRLDVAASVLSSLELNRKEQLSKVEDVDVTELMTKLAQQQIIYESVLKSSSQVLRMSLVNYI, encoded by the coding sequence ATGGCATACATGCGAGTCGCCCAGCGCAACATTTATACGAATTTCCTCAACAACATGAATCGGACTCTGGCCGATTACATGGATCTCAACGTGCAGGCTTCCAGCCAGAAGCGCATCAATGCGCCCTCGGACGACCCGGCCGGAGCCGCACGCGTGCGCGCCTATCGCGCCGAACTTTCCCAGCTGGAACAGTACCGCGAGAACGTGAGCACCGCGCGGGGCTGGCTGGGCCAGGCGGACAGCACCCTGCTGCAGGCCAACAACGTGCTCACCCGAATCAAAGGCCTGGCCGAACAGGCAGCCACCGGCACCATGAGCAAGGCGAACCGGGAGCAGGTGGGCTTCGAACTCCGCGAGCTGTTCAATCAGCTCATCAACCTGTCCAACGCGGAATTCGAAGGAAAGCACATCTTCGCCGGTCACAAGACCAACAACAGCGCCTTCGATGCCGGCCTGGCAGTGACCACCAACGATCCGGCACTGTCCAGCACAAGTTTCAGCATCACCGGCGCGCGCGACTACACGACGGTCGTCCAGTTCCTGGAAGACGGAACCGTGGGCGGCGGAGCAGACATCGCCTACCGCTATACCACGGACGGCGGCGACACATGGACCGATGCCACGCTGGCCGCCGGCGACACAGTGCTCGATTTGGGCGGCGTGCGGGTGACCATGGAGAACGGCGCCGTGGTGAGCCAGGTGGACACCGAGCGGATCGAGACATCCGAAGACAATGGTTCCTGGCTCTGGGTGCGCCCCACGGCCGTCTACAAGGGCGACGACAAGGACGCCATCGAGGTGAATCAGTACGGCGCCGACGACCTGGCCGCAGCCGCGCAGGGGCAGTTCAAGGACGATGTCTTCGTGCGCATCGACAGCGCCACGGATCTCGGCTCACAGATCGAGTACTCCTACAGCTTGGACGGCGGCCTCACCTGGAAGACCGGCAACACGGTCTCCAACGCGTCCACGCCCAACAGCGCATCGCTGGTGCTGCCCGGCGGCACACTGGACCTGGCATCCAACGGCGGCAACACCCTTTCGGCAGGAACGCAGTTCGTCGTGCGGCCCCGCCGGGCGGACATCGATTTCGAGATTTCTCCTGGTGAGAAGATAACTGTGAACTCCGTGGGCAAGGACGTGTTCGGGGGAGTGTACTACGAACCCTTCTCCTCCACCGCCACGGCGGCGATGAACGGCGACGCCCGCAATGTCTTTGAGACAGTGGGCAAGCTCGTGGGCTATGTGGAGTCCAACAACCAGTCCGGCATACAGCAGTCCCTGGAGGATCTGACCACGGCGAGTGAGCATCTGCTTACCCAGGCGGCTCGCGTGGGCGGCAAGGAGAACCGGCTGGACGTGGCAGCAAGCGTGCTCTCCAGCCTGGAGCTCAATCGCAAGGAGCAGCTTTCCAAGGTGGAGGACGTGGATGTCACCGAGCTCATGACCAAGCTCGCACAGCAGCAGATCATCTACGAGAGCGTGCTCAAGTCCTCTTCTCAGGTGCTGCGGATGAGTCTCGTCAATTACATCTAG
- a CDS encoding amidohydrolase family protein, translated as MPRIIRKFGTRLRSASRSPIPTRDRGSDEVAPGARTPRQRELATRIDSLGMELSRRQGLSRREFLGTAAGMAAAFVAMNQTFGMLFDADLAEAADPARAAERADRLSDQLVIDMHTHFLRPDTRLEGFVALRELARDRGWNPDLQDKEQSLEDLMFRNYITEIYLKSDTTMACISGAPSEIERDWFLTNDMKASAREAINGLAGTRRSFAHAIFAPGYSGWMDQVEYAIETLKPDSFKGYTIGDNTHKNLSEHPWRMDDEDLVYPAYEKFKQAGLMNVCVHKGLFPPEDEERFPHLTPYCTVQDVPKAAKDWPELNFIIYHAGYRFVGGRGSEGAWEQFQKTGRIEWVTDLAEIPEKHGVNNVYADLGQTFAMTVIAEPRLAAVILGQLVKGLGADHVCWGSDALWTGAPQWQIEGLRRLEIPEDLREKYDLPELGGPDSGIKRAILGENNARLYGVDAEQAVIAMRHDGIARLKGQLA; from the coding sequence ATGCCGAGGATCATCAGAAAGTTCGGAACTCGTCTGCGTTCCGCCAGCCGGAGCCCCATCCCCACACGCGACCGCGGCAGCGATGAGGTAGCGCCCGGCGCGCGCACTCCCAGACAAAGGGAGCTCGCAACGCGCATCGATTCCCTCGGCATGGAGCTTTCCAGACGCCAGGGGCTCAGCCGGAGGGAATTTCTGGGCACGGCCGCAGGCATGGCCGCCGCCTTCGTAGCCATGAACCAGACGTTCGGCATGCTGTTCGATGCCGACCTGGCCGAGGCCGCAGACCCGGCGCGCGCCGCCGAACGGGCGGACCGCCTGTCCGATCAGCTCGTCATCGACATGCACACCCACTTCCTGCGTCCTGATACGCGGCTCGAAGGGTTCGTCGCACTGCGGGAGCTGGCGCGCGACAGGGGCTGGAACCCGGACCTCCAGGACAAGGAGCAGAGCCTCGAAGATCTCATGTTCCGAAACTACATCACCGAGATTTACCTGAAAAGCGACACCACCATGGCCTGCATCAGCGGCGCGCCGTCCGAGATTGAGCGGGACTGGTTCCTCACCAACGACATGAAAGCCAGCGCCCGCGAGGCCATCAACGGCCTGGCCGGGACCCGCCGCTCGTTCGCCCACGCCATATTCGCGCCCGGCTACTCCGGCTGGATGGACCAGGTGGAGTACGCCATCGAAACCCTCAAGCCGGACTCCTTCAAGGGCTACACCATCGGCGACAACACGCACAAGAACCTCTCCGAGCACCCCTGGCGCATGGACGACGAGGACCTCGTCTATCCCGCCTATGAGAAGTTCAAACAGGCCGGCCTCATGAACGTGTGCGTGCACAAGGGCCTGTTCCCTCCGGAAGATGAAGAGCGCTTCCCCCACCTCACGCCATACTGCACCGTGCAGGACGTGCCCAAGGCGGCAAAGGACTGGCCCGAGCTCAACTTCATCATCTATCACGCCGGCTACCGCTTCGTGGGCGGCCGCGGCAGCGAAGGCGCCTGGGAGCAGTTCCAGAAAACGGGGCGCATCGAATGGGTCACGGATCTGGCCGAGATTCCCGAAAAGCACGGCGTGAACAACGTATATGCCGACCTCGGCCAGACCTTCGCCATGACGGTGATCGCCGAACCGCGCCTGGCCGCTGTCATCCTCGGCCAGCTCGTGAAAGGACTCGGCGCGGACCATGTCTGCTGGGGATCGGACGCCCTCTGGACCGGCGCCCCGCAATGGCAGATCGAGGGCTTGCGCCGGCTGGAGATACCCGAGGACCTGCGCGAAAAATATGACCTCCCGGAGCTCGGCGGCCCGGATTCCGGGATAAAACGCGCCATTCTCGGCGAGAACAACGCCCGGTTGTACGGTGTCGATGCGGAGCAGGCCGTCATCGCCATGCGCCACGACGGCATCGCCCGGCTGAAAGGACAGCTGGCGTAG